A region of Planococcus sp. MSAK28401 DNA encodes the following proteins:
- a CDS encoding S8 family peptidase: protein MKSIHLIPYRVEQVTAAPPRIPEGVRMIQAPEVWESAEHGKGNVVAVLDTGCQTDHPDLAERIVDGRNFTHDDGGDPERFEDYNGHGTHVAGTVAASLRAEEGVVGVAPLADLLVVKVLDKQGSGSYEGIIAGIHYAIDWRGPEGQKTTVISMSLGGPEDHPELYEAVKRAVDAGIPVICAAGNEGDDAHDTDEFAYPGAYGEVIQVGAVDFDRRIAPFSNTNNEIDLVAPGINIYSTYLEGKYASLSGTSMATPHVSGALALIRNISEREFDRELTEAELYAQLVRRTVPIGYPKTAEGNGLLALDILNKFEQLFKILSNSYGNGLER, encoded by the coding sequence ATGAAAAGTATTCATTTGATTCCATACCGCGTTGAACAAGTGACGGCCGCGCCGCCGCGTATTCCGGAAGGCGTGCGCATGATCCAGGCACCTGAAGTATGGGAGAGCGCCGAACATGGCAAAGGCAATGTAGTGGCCGTATTGGATACAGGCTGCCAGACCGATCATCCTGATTTGGCAGAACGCATCGTGGACGGCCGCAACTTCACGCATGATGATGGAGGGGATCCTGAACGATTCGAGGATTATAACGGGCATGGCACCCACGTCGCCGGGACGGTCGCCGCTTCTTTAAGAGCCGAAGAAGGAGTAGTCGGCGTAGCGCCGCTCGCAGATCTGCTCGTTGTCAAAGTGCTCGATAAACAAGGCAGTGGCAGCTATGAAGGCATCATTGCGGGCATTCATTATGCCATCGATTGGCGCGGTCCGGAAGGGCAAAAGACGACGGTCATTTCGATGTCGCTTGGCGGACCTGAAGATCATCCCGAATTGTACGAAGCCGTGAAACGGGCGGTTGATGCCGGAATTCCGGTCATCTGTGCAGCTGGCAATGAAGGAGACGATGCTCACGATACCGATGAATTCGCCTATCCGGGCGCGTACGGCGAAGTCATTCAAGTCGGCGCTGTCGATTTCGACCGGCGCATCGCCCCGTTCAGTAATACCAATAACGAAATCGACTTGGTGGCGCCGGGCATCAATATCTATTCGACCTACTTGGAAGGGAAATATGCAAGTTTATCCGGCACTTCGATGGCAACGCCGCATGTGTCGGGAGCCTTGGCATTAATCCGCAACATTTCCGAGCGCGAGTTCGACCGGGAGCTGACAGAGGCGGAATTGTATGCGCAGCTTGTCCGGCGCACCGTTCCGATCGGCTATCCGAAGACGGCGGAAGGCAATGGCTTGCTGGCGCTCGATATCCTCAATAAATTCGAGCAATTATTCAAGATTCTCAGCAATTCTTACGGCAATGGCTTGGAGCGATAA
- the coaW gene encoding type II pantothenate kinase encodes MKVGIDAGGTLIKVAYTDGGPIHFAKYPIAEIGLVAEWINGLSASEVCVTGGKSGVLASLLDNSVQEMVEFEATHLGVQVLLERMGLHEEAYLVTNVGTGTSIHCVQDNTQERLGGTGIGGGTLVGLSHLLTGITSFDEIVEHAKRGSRERIDLKVKHIYEGKEPPISGELTASNFGQDLFSISNELSKEELLATVIGLVGETVSTISVHAARQCRSSTIVYIGSSFSDNALLKEVVTSYTILRGSTPLFPDNGEYSGAVGALSVLE; translated from the coding sequence ATGAAAGTCGGAATAGATGCGGGCGGGACGCTGATCAAAGTGGCCTATACCGATGGGGGCCCGATTCATTTTGCGAAATACCCGATTGCTGAAATCGGTTTGGTAGCGGAGTGGATCAACGGGCTTTCGGCTAGTGAAGTATGTGTGACCGGCGGCAAATCAGGTGTGCTTGCATCTTTGCTGGACAACTCTGTCCAGGAAATGGTGGAATTTGAAGCGACTCATTTGGGCGTCCAAGTCTTGCTTGAACGCATGGGGCTCCACGAGGAAGCTTATTTGGTCACCAATGTCGGAACCGGCACGTCGATCCATTGTGTGCAGGACAATACACAGGAGCGTCTCGGCGGCACGGGAATCGGGGGCGGTACGCTGGTCGGTCTCAGCCATTTATTGACGGGGATCACCAGCTTCGATGAAATCGTTGAACACGCCAAGCGAGGATCGCGTGAACGCATCGATTTAAAAGTGAAGCATATCTATGAGGGCAAAGAGCCGCCGATTTCGGGTGAGTTGACTGCCAGTAATTTTGGGCAGGATCTGTTTTCCATTTCAAATGAGTTGTCGAAAGAAGAATTGCTTGCGACAGTTATCGGCCTGGTCGGGGAGACGGTCAGTACGATCAGTGTTCATGCAGCGCGCCAATGCCGCAGCTCGACGATTGTCTATATCGGGTCTTCCTTCAGCGACAACGCCCTGTTGAAAGAAGTTGTCACCAGCTACACCATTCTGCGCGGCTCGACGCCGTTGTTCCCGGATAACGGCGAATATTCCGGCGCAGTCGGTGCTTTATCTGTTTTGGAATAA
- a CDS encoding nitroreductase family protein gives MNPIDQLIMERRSIKKFKPDAVDIEEIIDLLNIAKWAPNHKVNEPWRFQLYAGAGKEKFVQAFLDSMKTPDGDIPQKALNKAQYFRDIPLHLVAIMPVDPRQRRFDEDYGALSSMLQNFQLAAWQRGIGMIWRSNDWIYNPVFREAIGVEPGEKIVATMMMGYPAHVPEKQARTDIREKLEIIDR, from the coding sequence ATGAATCCGATTGATCAATTGATCATGGAAAGAAGATCGATCAAAAAATTCAAACCAGACGCTGTCGACATCGAAGAAATCATCGACTTGCTGAATATCGCCAAATGGGCACCTAACCATAAAGTGAATGAACCTTGGCGCTTTCAGCTGTATGCCGGCGCTGGCAAAGAAAAATTCGTCCAGGCATTTCTCGATTCGATGAAAACACCGGACGGCGACATTCCGCAGAAAGCGCTCAATAAAGCCCAGTACTTCCGCGACATCCCGCTCCATTTGGTCGCCATCATGCCAGTCGACCCGCGGCAACGACGCTTCGACGAAGATTACGGCGCGCTTAGTTCCATGCTGCAAAATTTCCAACTAGCTGCTTGGCAGCGCGGCATCGGCATGATTTGGCGCTCGAACGACTGGATTTACAACCCCGTCTTCCGTGAGGCCATCGGGGTCGAACCAGGCGAAAAAATCGTCGCGACCATGATGATGGGTTACCCTGCCCACGTGCCGGAAAAACAAGCGCGCACCGACATTCGCGAAAAGCTGGAAATCATCGATCGATAA
- a CDS encoding protoporphyrinogen oxidase, with amino-acid sequence MKKAVVIGGGITGLSAMHYLERMKKQHGLELELELVEKQEELGGKIRTVKQEGFTMEVGADSIVARHASVLPLVEELGLEEQMVYNGTGISYLYTDNQLHAIPKDTVFGIPMDRGALFSSTLVSEQGKERAMEDFETVNDRFTKDSSIGEFLEAFLGKELVERQIAPVLSGVYSGSLRELTLASTLPYLIDYKNDYGSIIKGFEAHKETFQGAANKKFISFDGGMAALIDRLEEQLETALVRKGVETNSLEKRDGRYKLGFSDGTSSEADFIVLAIPHQQAQALVKDDTLDEEFGQLINSSLISVYLGYDLPDEQLPADGTGFIVSEGSDLACNACTWTSRKWPHTSAQQKLLVRLFYKSTNPVFAELQNSSEEQIAAIAKADIQKSLGIQQQPAVIGITPWNELMPNYHMGHKTAVLSLEARLSGAYPGVYLAGSSYYGVGIGACIQNGKDLAQKITQAMSER; translated from the coding sequence ATGAAGAAAGCCGTGGTTATCGGCGGAGGGATTACAGGCCTTTCCGCCATGCATTATTTAGAGCGGATGAAAAAGCAGCACGGGCTCGAGTTGGAATTGGAACTGGTTGAAAAACAGGAGGAACTGGGCGGCAAAATTCGCACTGTGAAGCAAGAGGGCTTTACGATGGAGGTAGGGGCGGATTCCATCGTCGCGAGACATGCCAGCGTATTGCCGCTTGTTGAAGAGCTTGGGCTCGAAGAACAGATGGTCTACAATGGGACCGGCATTTCTTATTTGTATACTGACAATCAATTGCATGCCATCCCGAAAGATACAGTATTCGGCATCCCGATGGACCGTGGAGCGCTGTTCAGTTCAACGCTCGTGTCGGAACAGGGGAAAGAACGGGCGATGGAAGACTTTGAAACCGTAAACGACCGTTTTACGAAAGATAGCTCAATTGGCGAATTCCTGGAAGCGTTTCTCGGCAAAGAATTAGTGGAACGCCAGATTGCGCCTGTCTTATCGGGCGTCTATTCGGGTTCATTGCGTGAACTCACCTTAGCTTCAACCTTGCCGTATTTAATCGATTATAAAAATGATTACGGCAGCATCATCAAAGGGTTCGAAGCGCATAAGGAAACATTCCAAGGGGCAGCGAACAAGAAATTCATTTCATTCGACGGGGGGATGGCGGCCTTGATCGACCGTCTCGAAGAACAGTTGGAAACGGCGCTTGTCCGAAAAGGCGTCGAGACGAACTCGTTGGAGAAGCGAGACGGGCGCTATAAGCTGGGCTTCTCGGATGGCACATCAAGCGAGGCGGATTTCATCGTGCTGGCGATTCCACATCAGCAAGCCCAAGCATTGGTGAAGGACGACACGCTTGATGAGGAATTTGGCCAATTGATCAACTCGTCGTTGATCAGCGTTTATCTGGGCTATGATTTACCGGACGAACAATTACCGGCGGATGGCACTGGTTTTATCGTGTCGGAAGGCAGCGACCTGGCGTGCAATGCTTGCACTTGGACGAGCCGCAAATGGCCACATACCTCGGCGCAGCAAAAATTATTGGTGCGTTTGTTCTATAAGAGCACAAACCCGGTATTTGCTGAACTGCAAAACAGCTCCGAAGAACAGATCGCAGCTATAGCGAAAGCGGATATCCAAAAAAGCCTGGGCATCCAGCAGCAGCCTGCTGTCATCGGCATTACGCCGTGGAATGAGCTCATGCCGAATTACCATATGGGGCATAAAACCGCGGTTCTATCCCTTGAAGCGCGGCTATCCGGCGCTTATCCGGGCGTCTATCTGGCCGGCTCTTCCTATTACGGTGTCGGCATCGGCGCCTGCATCCAAAACGGCAAAGACTTGGCGCAGAAAATTACACAAGCGATGAGTGAAAGATAG
- a CDS encoding C40 family peptidase — protein MKKLIGMAITAGVLSLALGAADTEASSYKIKPGDTLWKVASSNDVSVANLKSWNRLSTDAIYPNQVLRLTSPATVSTPAPVAPAATKTSTYTVKAGDTLYKVANAHSTSVVKIQQLNNLSNSTIHIGQKLKVSGTASAVVASPKPAPAAPPAQVNTSTYRVVSGDTLSKISRSYNVSVTQLMSWNNLSNSTIHVGQTLKIQGGTAPVTSPVQVSNPVSSSKVDQVLSIARTQLGVPYVWGGATSSGFDCSGYLYYVYNRAGITIPRTNTIGYYASSFTVSSPQLGDLVFFKNTYRPGISHVGIYVGNNSFIHAGGDRVQITSLNDSYWGKHFDSYKRLNAMK, from the coding sequence ATGAAGAAGCTGATCGGCATGGCAATCACGGCAGGAGTCCTATCTTTAGCACTTGGGGCTGCGGATACAGAAGCAAGTTCGTATAAAATTAAACCAGGCGATACATTATGGAAAGTGGCTTCAAGCAATGATGTATCTGTCGCCAACTTGAAATCATGGAACCGCCTGAGCACGGATGCCATCTATCCAAATCAAGTGCTGCGCTTGACGTCACCAGCTACAGTGAGCACTCCGGCACCGGTCGCACCAGCTGCCACTAAAACCAGCACTTATACCGTCAAAGCCGGTGATACTCTTTATAAAGTTGCCAATGCACATTCCACGTCTGTCGTAAAAATCCAGCAATTGAACAATTTGAGCAACTCTACCATCCATATCGGCCAGAAGCTGAAAGTCAGCGGCACGGCATCAGCAGTCGTCGCTTCGCCTAAACCTGCTCCAGCCGCACCGCCAGCACAAGTGAACACCTCTACATACCGGGTTGTCTCAGGCGACACGCTCAGTAAAATTTCCAGAAGCTATAACGTCTCCGTTACACAATTGATGAGTTGGAACAATTTGAGCAACTCCACGATCCACGTCGGCCAAACGCTGAAAATCCAAGGAGGCACGGCACCTGTCACTTCGCCTGTCCAAGTTTCCAATCCGGTTTCCTCTTCAAAAGTGGACCAAGTGCTCTCGATCGCACGCACACAACTTGGGGTGCCTTATGTATGGGGCGGCGCGACTTCAAGCGGCTTCGACTGCAGCGGCTATTTGTACTACGTCTATAACCGCGCAGGCATCACGATCCCGCGCACGAACACGATCGGCTATTACGCAAGTTCGTTTACGGTCAGTTCGCCACAACTTGGAGACCTGGTATTCTTTAAAAATACGTACCGTCCAGGAATTTCCCATGTCGGCATCTATGTCGGCAACAATAGCTTCATCCATGCCGGCGGGGACCGTGTCCAAATTACCAGCCTCAACGACAGTTATTGGGGCAAGCATTTCGACAGCTACAAACGCCTTAACGCCATGAAATAA
- a CDS encoding fatty acid--CoA ligase has product MYATLGSIFDHTVSLHPEREAFVDLRRNKRWTYAQWRDDVHRLANALTAAGVAKGDRVSTYLFNNQELATALFACAKIGAIFNPINFRLKAEELAFILEDAKPEVVLFEEVLEGVVQTIAPQFPAVQFWTIDDKTPSFAKNYHEQIAGASTEDPGVEMHESDTYAIMYTSGTTGRPKGVIHRHRSMAEQSMMCIAMLKTTKNDVGLVAAPMFHCAELHCNIIPRVQAGASSIIMHQFDPFLALDTIEKERVTVMFAVPTMWSMIAEIDGAQQKVKSLTRGLYGAAPMAPVLVKRVKEVLGIDLIQAYGQTEMGPAITFLSEEDQLTKAGSAGQPAYNHEIRVVRPNEDGPSEPEDVLAPFEVGEIIVRGPSMMEGYFQREDATEKALYKGWYHSSDLGYMDEQGYLYVADRVDDMIISGGENIYPREVEDALHGHDKVHDVAVLGVPDEKWGESVLAFVVSKDSSLTEQDLEEYCVSHENLARYKRPRSYRFVEELPRNASGKIQKFLLREQYRE; this is encoded by the coding sequence ATGTATGCGACACTCGGAAGTATATTTGACCATACGGTTTCCCTGCACCCGGAACGTGAAGCGTTTGTCGATTTAAGAAGAAATAAGCGCTGGACGTATGCGCAGTGGCGGGATGACGTACACCGCTTGGCGAATGCGCTGACGGCAGCTGGGGTCGCTAAAGGAGATCGCGTTTCCACGTATCTTTTCAATAATCAAGAGCTGGCGACTGCATTATTTGCCTGCGCCAAAATCGGCGCAATTTTCAACCCGATCAACTTCCGTCTAAAAGCGGAAGAACTGGCATTTATCTTAGAAGATGCCAAGCCTGAAGTGGTGCTGTTCGAAGAGGTGCTAGAAGGCGTCGTACAGACCATAGCGCCGCAGTTTCCGGCGGTTCAGTTCTGGACGATCGACGATAAGACGCCATCGTTTGCAAAAAATTATCACGAACAGATCGCAGGAGCATCGACGGAAGATCCGGGTGTGGAAATGCATGAATCGGATACATACGCCATTATGTATACGAGCGGAACGACAGGGCGTCCAAAAGGCGTCATCCACCGGCACCGCAGCATGGCCGAACAGAGCATGATGTGCATTGCGATGCTCAAGACGACCAAAAACGATGTCGGTTTGGTCGCGGCACCGATGTTCCATTGCGCGGAGCTGCATTGCAATATCATTCCGCGCGTCCAGGCGGGCGCATCGAGCATTATCATGCACCAATTTGATCCGTTTTTGGCGCTGGACACAATTGAGAAAGAGCGGGTTACAGTAATGTTTGCGGTGCCGACGATGTGGAGCATGATTGCCGAAATCGATGGCGCGCAACAGAAAGTGAAGAGCTTGACGCGCGGTCTTTACGGCGCTGCCCCGATGGCACCTGTGCTGGTGAAACGCGTCAAAGAGGTACTGGGCATCGATTTGATCCAAGCTTATGGACAGACGGAAATGGGCCCGGCCATCACCTTTTTGTCGGAAGAAGACCAGCTGACGAAAGCCGGCTCCGCCGGACAGCCTGCTTATAATCACGAAATCCGCGTCGTGCGGCCGAATGAAGACGGCCCGTCGGAACCGGAAGATGTGCTCGCGCCGTTTGAAGTCGGAGAAATTATCGTACGCGGGCCGAGTATGATGGAAGGGTATTTCCAACGTGAAGACGCGACAGAAAAAGCGCTTTATAAAGGCTGGTATCACTCGAGTGACTTGGGTTATATGGATGAACAAGGTTATTTATACGTCGCTGACCGCGTCGATGATATGATTATCAGCGGCGGAGAGAATATCTATCCCCGTGAAGTGGAAGATGCGCTTCATGGCCATGACAAAGTACATGATGTGGCAGTGCTTGGCGTTCCGGACGAGAAATGGGGCGAATCGGTGTTGGCTTTTGTCGTCTCGAAAGATTCATCGCTGACTGAACAGGATCTGGAAGAATACTGTGTCAGTCACGAAAATCTCGCGCGCTACAAGCGGCCGCGCTCGTACCGTTTTGTCGAGGAACTGCCGCGCAATGCCAGCGGGAAGATCCAGAAATTCCTGCTGCGCGAACAATATCGAGAATGA
- a CDS encoding hotdog fold thioesterase has product MKMKPVEETIMGVLGIELTEQSAERIVATMPVHAATHQPFGLLHGGASVVLAETVASFGTWHAIDQQNEIAVGLEINANHIRGKKEGVVTAIGTPLHKGRTTMIWDIKIVDEEERLICVSRCTVAIVQKPTE; this is encoded by the coding sequence GTGAAGATGAAGCCGGTGGAAGAAACGATCATGGGAGTGCTTGGCATCGAACTGACGGAGCAGTCCGCTGAACGGATTGTCGCGACAATGCCTGTGCATGCAGCGACGCACCAGCCATTCGGCTTATTGCACGGCGGAGCGTCTGTGGTTCTTGCGGAGACGGTGGCAAGTTTCGGGACCTGGCATGCGATTGACCAGCAAAACGAAATTGCGGTCGGTCTGGAAATCAACGCCAACCATATACGCGGGAAGAAAGAAGGCGTCGTGACAGCTATCGGCACGCCGCTTCACAAAGGACGTACGACGATGATTTGGGATATTAAAATCGTGGATGAAGAAGAGCGGCTCATTTGCGTGTCGCGCTGCACGGTAGCGATTGTCCAAAAACCAACTGAATGA
- a CDS encoding TetR/AcrR family transcriptional regulator encodes MQQSIALFVDKGYSATSIQDIVDALGVTKGSFYYHYKSKDALLMDIHQQYIDELLARQESILQGAAPATDKLAAIVCLLIGDMEKQGPIANVYFRELRHLKEENAKTIRAKRAEFREQIESVLLEGIESGEFRKELNPKMTAFAVLGVTNWSYQWFQPGGELATDELAQLYTDFILHGIMPAQSKKP; translated from the coding sequence ATGCAACAGAGCATTGCGCTATTTGTCGACAAAGGCTATAGCGCCACTTCGATACAGGATATTGTAGATGCGCTCGGCGTGACAAAAGGCTCTTTCTACTATCATTACAAAAGCAAAGACGCATTGTTGATGGACATCCATCAGCAATACATCGATGAATTGCTCGCCAGGCAGGAATCGATCCTGCAGGGCGCGGCGCCGGCAACAGATAAACTGGCAGCGATTGTCTGCTTATTAATTGGCGACATGGAAAAGCAAGGGCCGATCGCCAATGTCTATTTCCGTGAACTCCGTCATTTAAAAGAAGAAAACGCCAAAACGATCCGTGCAAAACGGGCGGAATTCCGTGAACAGATCGAGTCGGTCCTGCTGGAGGGAATCGAAAGCGGTGAGTTCCGCAAAGAGTTGAATCCCAAGATGACCGCTTTCGCCGTGCTCGGCGTGACCAATTGGAGTTATCAATGGTTCCAGCCGGGCGGTGAACTGGCTACTGATGAGCTGGCCCAACTTTACACCGATTTCATCCTTCACGGCATTATGCCAGCGCAATCTAAAAAGCCGTGA
- a CDS encoding methylated-DNA--[protein]-cysteine S-methyltransferase, whose product MAQTIRWAYAEHRGFRLLLAKSDKGLCYVGSPGEGLVEMQQHCAKRFPSADFIQDQQELKEYQYAIEAWLSGSREASSLPLDVAGTEFQRSIWQALQEISYGQTISYSELAERIGKPQAVRAAASAVGANPLLLFIPCHRVIRKNGDVTGFRGGMELKHHLLKTEQD is encoded by the coding sequence ATGGCACAGACCATCCGCTGGGCTTACGCCGAGCATCGCGGATTTCGGCTGCTTCTCGCCAAAAGCGACAAAGGCCTTTGTTATGTCGGCTCGCCGGGCGAAGGCCTTGTTGAAATGCAGCAGCATTGCGCAAAACGATTTCCAAGCGCCGATTTCATCCAAGACCAACAAGAGCTAAAGGAATATCAATATGCAATCGAAGCTTGGCTCTCAGGTTCCCGCGAAGCATCTTCGCTGCCTCTTGATGTGGCAGGCACTGAATTTCAACGCTCCATCTGGCAAGCCTTGCAGGAAATTTCTTACGGACAAACCATTTCTTATTCTGAATTGGCTGAGCGCATTGGCAAACCGCAAGCTGTCCGTGCAGCCGCTTCTGCAGTGGGCGCAAACCCCTTGCTCCTTTTTATCCCGTGCCACCGGGTAATCCGGAAAAATGGCGATGTGACAGGCTTTCGGGGCGGCATGGAACTGAAACACCATTTACTGAAGACGGAACAAGATTAA
- a CDS encoding formate--tetrahydrofolate ligase, whose translation MAMTDLTIAKEAAIRPIQEIAQQAGIAEDALELYGKYKAKIDVNKLPKTTKDGKVVLVTAISPTPAGEGKSTVTVGLADALKQSGESVMVALREPSLGPVMGVKGGATGGGFAQVLPMEDINLHFTGDIHAITSANNALAALIDNHLHQGNALRIDPRRITWKRALDMNDRALRHVTIGLGGPAQGVPREDGFDITVASEIMAVLCLATSREDLKERLARMVIGYTYDREPVTVRDLEAQGALALLLKEAFKPNLVQTIEGTPAIIHGGPFANIAHGCNSLMATNTARRLADVVVTEAGFGADLGAEKFMHIKSRKGGFHPDAVVIVATVRALKMHGGVDKKELGAKDADAVRRGIVNLAKHVETIRQFGIEPVVALNRFTGDSDAELAQVMDWAEAEGVAIALTEVWGKGGAGGLDLAALVKRQLDNGADFTYLYAEEDAVEEKLRTIVQKVYGGADVQLTDKAQKQLAELKKYGWDALPICMAKTQYSLSDQPKLLGRPEGFTVTIRELIPKLGAGFIVCLTGDIMTMPGLPKSPAALNMDVAEDGQALGLF comes from the coding sequence ATGGCGATGACCGATTTGACGATTGCAAAAGAAGCGGCTATCCGGCCGATCCAGGAAATTGCACAGCAAGCTGGGATTGCGGAAGACGCTTTGGAATTATACGGGAAATACAAAGCGAAAATCGATGTGAATAAATTGCCGAAAACCACGAAGGACGGAAAAGTCGTGCTTGTCACGGCAATCAGCCCGACACCGGCAGGCGAAGGAAAATCGACGGTGACAGTGGGACTTGCGGATGCATTAAAACAAAGCGGCGAGTCAGTCATGGTGGCGCTTCGCGAGCCTTCTCTCGGGCCGGTCATGGGTGTTAAAGGCGGCGCGACAGGCGGCGGTTTTGCGCAAGTATTGCCGATGGAAGACATCAATCTTCATTTCACGGGCGATATCCACGCTATCACGTCGGCGAACAACGCGCTCGCTGCCTTGATCGATAACCATTTACACCAGGGGAATGCGCTTCGCATCGATCCGCGGCGCATCACATGGAAGCGCGCACTGGACATGAACGACCGGGCGCTGCGCCACGTGACGATTGGTCTCGGCGGCCCTGCGCAAGGCGTGCCGCGTGAAGACGGCTTTGATATTACGGTTGCATCGGAAATCATGGCGGTGCTGTGCCTCGCCACTTCACGCGAAGACTTGAAAGAACGCTTGGCCCGTATGGTCATCGGCTATACGTATGACCGCGAGCCGGTCACAGTACGAGATTTGGAGGCACAAGGTGCGCTTGCGCTTCTGTTGAAAGAAGCATTCAAGCCGAACTTGGTACAGACGATCGAAGGGACACCGGCAATCATTCACGGCGGCCCATTCGCGAACATCGCCCATGGCTGCAATTCCTTGATGGCGACGAACACAGCGAGAAGACTGGCGGATGTCGTGGTCACAGAAGCAGGCTTCGGGGCGGACCTTGGCGCCGAGAAATTCATGCACATCAAATCACGCAAAGGCGGCTTCCATCCGGATGCGGTCGTCATCGTTGCGACGGTGCGTGCGCTGAAAATGCACGGCGGCGTGGATAAGAAAGAGCTTGGCGCTAAAGATGCGGATGCGGTGCGCCGCGGCATCGTCAATTTGGCGAAACACGTGGAGACGATCCGTCAGTTCGGCATCGAGCCGGTCGTAGCACTTAATCGCTTCACCGGAGACAGTGATGCGGAACTTGCGCAAGTGATGGACTGGGCGGAAGCGGAAGGAGTCGCGATTGCCCTGACGGAAGTATGGGGCAAAGGCGGTGCTGGCGGGCTTGACCTTGCGGCACTTGTCAAACGCCAACTCGATAATGGCGCTGATTTCACTTATCTGTACGCAGAAGAAGATGCCGTCGAAGAAAAGCTGCGGACGATCGTGCAAAAAGTATACGGCGGTGCGGATGTCCAGTTGACCGATAAAGCGCAGAAGCAATTGGCCGAACTGAAGAAATACGGCTGGGACGCGTTGCCGATCTGCATGGCAAAGACTCAGTATTCCTTGTCGGACCAGCCGAAACTGCTCGGACGCCCGGAAGGCTTCACGGTGACGATCCGCGAATTGATCCCGAAACTCGGGGCAGGCTTCATCGTCTGCCTGACAGGAGATATCATGACCATGCCAGGCCTGCCGAAATCGCCTGCTGCACTCAATATGGATGTGGCGGAAGACGGGCAAGCGCTCGGATTGTTCTGA